Proteins from a single region of Caldibacillus debilis DSM 16016:
- the cysS gene encoding cysteine--tRNA ligase, translating to MAIRIYNTLTRKKEIFQPVEEGKVKMYVCGPTVYNYIHIGNARPAIVFDTVRRYFQYRGYRVTYVSNFTDVDDRLINAAKELNEEVPQLAERFIKAYFSDIEALNCMHADVHPRVTENMDTIIAFIEELIAKGYAYEADGDVYFRTRNFSGYGKLSHQSIEDLRLGARIEIGEKKRDPLDFALWKKAKPGEIYWESPWGKGRPGWHIECSAMARKYLGDTIDIHAGGQDLIFPHHENEIAQTESLTGKPFAKYWMHNGYINIDNEKMSKSLGNVILVHEILKNVDPQVLRFFMLSVHYRHPINYNEKILNDAKNGLERLRTSYNNLIHRKKASADLTGDDDKWLNDIAGFKRQFIEAMDDDFNTANGISVFFELAKSANLYLMEKNTSAKVIEAYLALFDDFAGVLGLVLEQEELLDEEIERLIEERNEARKRRDFATADRIRDLLKEKNIILEDTPQGTRWKRG from the coding sequence ATGGCCATACGAATCTATAACACCTTGACGCGGAAAAAGGAAATTTTCCAGCCGGTCGAAGAAGGAAAAGTGAAGATGTACGTATGCGGTCCGACGGTTTACAATTATATTCATATCGGGAACGCCAGGCCCGCCATTGTGTTCGATACGGTGCGCCGCTATTTTCAATACCGGGGGTACCGGGTCACCTATGTTTCCAATTTCACCGATGTGGATGACCGGCTCATCAATGCGGCGAAGGAATTAAACGAAGAGGTTCCCCAATTGGCGGAGCGGTTCATCAAGGCCTATTTCTCCGATATTGAAGCCCTGAACTGCATGCATGCGGACGTCCATCCCCGGGTGACGGAAAATATGGATACGATCATCGCCTTTATTGAGGAGCTGATCGCCAAAGGTTACGCTTATGAAGCGGACGGGGACGTCTATTTCCGGACGCGGAATTTTTCCGGCTACGGCAAACTGTCCCATCAGTCCATCGAAGATTTAAGGCTCGGGGCGAGGATTGAAATCGGCGAAAAGAAACGGGATCCCCTCGATTTCGCCCTCTGGAAGAAAGCGAAACCGGGGGAAATCTACTGGGAGAGCCCCTGGGGAAAAGGCCGTCCGGGATGGCATATCGAATGCTCGGCGATGGCGAGAAAATACTTGGGGGACACGATCGATATCCACGCGGGAGGCCAGGATCTGATCTTTCCCCACCATGAGAACGAAATCGCCCAGACGGAAAGTTTGACGGGAAAACCGTTCGCCAAATATTGGATGCATAACGGTTATATCAACATCGACAACGAAAAAATGTCCAAATCTTTGGGGAACGTGATCCTTGTCCATGAAATCCTCAAAAACGTGGATCCGCAAGTCTTGCGCTTTTTCATGCTGTCCGTCCATTATCGGCATCCGATCAATTACAACGAAAAAATCCTGAACGACGCCAAAAACGGGCTGGAACGGCTCCGTACCTCCTACAACAACTTGATTCACCGGAAGAAGGCGAGCGCCGATTTGACCGGCGATGATGACAAATGGCTGAATGACATTGCCGGGTTCAAGCGGCAGTTCATCGAGGCGATGGACGATGACTTCAACACGGCCAACGGCATTTCCGTGTTCTTTGAGTTGGCCAAATCGGCAAATTTGTATTTAATGGAGAAAAACACATCGGCGAAAGTCATCGAGGCCTATTTGGCCCTGTTCGACGACTTCGCCGGCGTCCTGGGCCTTGTCCTGGAACAGGAGGAATTGCTGGATGAGGAGATCGAGCGGCTGATCGAAGAAAGGAACGAAGCGAGGAAAAGAAGGGATTTCGCGACGGCCGACCGTATCCGCGACCTGTTGAAAGAGAAAAATATCATTTTGGAAGATACACCGCAAGGCACGAGATGGAAAAGAGGGTGA